The Lycium ferocissimum isolate CSIRO_LF1 chromosome 1, AGI_CSIRO_Lferr_CH_V1, whole genome shotgun sequence genome includes a region encoding these proteins:
- the LOC132059701 gene encoding ethylene-responsive transcription factor ERF027-like → MADPSHSTKSRTNTKHPLYRGIRCRSGKWVSEIREPRKTTRIWLGTYPTPQMAAAAYDVAALALKGSDNVVLNFPHHVNSYPKLSSSPSPVDIRRAAAEAAEAMALQGNDDWSIGNRSGATCDEGGSTEFSSSENYAMQIGNTQMIMGEEEFVDEEALFGFPSLLVNMADAMMLSPPRINSSSFEDYLPGDFDVESLWS, encoded by the exons atggcTGACCCTTCACATAGTACAAAGTCTAGGACAAATACCAAACATCCTTTATATCGTGGGATACGTTGTAGAAGTGGGAAATGGGTGTCTGAAATTAGAGAGCCACGTAAGACTACAAGGATATGGCTAGGTACATACCCTACTCCACAAATGGCTGCCGCTGCTTATGATGTTGCTGCCTTAGCTCTAAAGGGAAGTGATAATGTTGTACTAAATTTTCCTCACCATGTCAATTCATATCCAAAGCTCTCTTCCTCACCATCTCCGGTGGATATACGACGCGCCGCGGCAGAGGCAGCGGAGGCGATGGCCCTGCAGGGCAACGATGATTGGTCGATAGGAAACAGGAGTGGAGCTACGTGTGATGAAGGAGGTTCAACTGAATTCTCTTCGTCGGAAAATTATGCTATGCAAATAG GCAATACGCAGATGATTATGGGTGAGGAGGAATTTGTTGATGAGGAGGCATTGTTTGGTTTTCCAAGTTTGCTTGTTAATATGGCGGATGCAATGATGCTTAGTCCCCCAAGAATAAACTCCTCATCCTTTGAAGATTATTTACCAGGAGACTTTGATGTGGAAAGTCTCTGGAGCTAG